The following coding sequences lie in one Myxococcus virescens genomic window:
- a CDS encoding helix-turn-helix domain-containing protein yields MNDNALNANVGLKLRGLRLARNIKQADAAKDLGVSPAYLNLIEKGKRVMPFPLLWKALRYFDQDPEQFMSTLGEGRVDEALAKLLDEPLLKSLDIDPESLQSLSAEPKLAGTVAALFNLYKNTRTQLENVLAQLNVEERTRTQGGPGNGTSPGVRFDYSPFDEVSDFLEKHRNYFPELEEQADALRRDVRLERQITSGQLIRLLEERFGYRVLFDDPSPSGSSVVRRLDPEERTLTLSPFLTEQPLKFQIAASIGLLVMDREKLLERVLDAGRMRHGETQRLIKVNLANYFAGALMLPYGDFFKEVQRTRYDVELLSSIFGSTYETVAHRLCNLSDPKRPGLPFHFLRADIAGNISKRYSGTGIRFASGGGSCAKWAVHLAFLNPSQLTRQYSIMPDGTAYFCFAKVQLQPIEGSIVKGTAYSIGLGTHAENAKYLAYGLPTTDLRKDAIPSGISCRFCERTDCNQRAAASYRFAFAFDEYTKKDCFFSPILVHEKADKVEKDRHPSAHSLAVAANGTDGSEKDDSLDKTSRRRKGGDA; encoded by the coding sequence ATGAACGACAACGCACTGAACGCCAACGTGGGCCTGAAGCTTCGGGGACTGCGCCTTGCACGGAACATCAAGCAGGCGGACGCAGCCAAGGACCTGGGCGTTTCCCCCGCGTACCTGAACCTCATCGAGAAGGGTAAGCGGGTGATGCCCTTCCCCCTGCTCTGGAAGGCCCTGCGCTACTTCGACCAGGACCCCGAGCAGTTCATGTCCACGCTGGGCGAAGGCCGCGTGGACGAAGCGCTCGCGAAGCTGCTGGACGAGCCGCTCCTCAAGAGCCTCGACATCGACCCGGAGTCGCTCCAGTCCCTCTCCGCGGAGCCGAAGCTCGCGGGCACGGTGGCGGCGCTCTTCAACCTCTACAAGAACACCCGCACGCAGTTGGAGAACGTGCTGGCACAGCTCAACGTCGAGGAGCGCACGCGCACCCAGGGCGGCCCGGGCAACGGCACTTCGCCCGGTGTGCGCTTCGACTACTCGCCCTTCGACGAGGTCAGCGACTTCCTGGAGAAGCACCGCAACTACTTCCCGGAGCTGGAAGAGCAGGCGGACGCGCTGCGCCGCGACGTGCGCCTGGAGCGGCAGATCACCAGCGGTCAGCTCATCCGGCTCCTGGAGGAGCGCTTCGGCTACCGCGTCCTCTTCGACGACCCGTCCCCCTCCGGCTCATCCGTGGTGCGGCGGTTGGACCCGGAGGAGCGGACGCTGACGCTGTCGCCCTTCCTCACCGAACAGCCGCTGAAGTTCCAGATTGCCGCGTCCATTGGCCTGCTGGTGATGGACCGCGAGAAGCTGCTGGAGCGCGTGCTGGACGCGGGCCGCATGCGCCACGGCGAGACGCAGCGGCTCATCAAGGTGAACCTGGCCAACTACTTCGCCGGCGCGCTGATGCTGCCCTACGGGGACTTCTTCAAGGAGGTCCAGCGCACGCGCTACGACGTGGAGCTGCTGTCGAGCATCTTCGGCTCCACCTACGAGACGGTGGCCCACCGCCTGTGCAACCTGTCGGACCCGAAGCGCCCCGGGCTTCCGTTCCACTTCCTGCGCGCGGACATCGCCGGCAACATCTCCAAGCGCTACAGCGGCACCGGCATCCGCTTCGCCTCTGGCGGCGGCAGCTGCGCCAAGTGGGCCGTGCACCTGGCCTTCCTCAACCCGTCCCAGCTGACGCGGCAGTACTCCATCATGCCGGACGGCACCGCCTATTTCTGCTTCGCCAAGGTGCAGCTCCAGCCGATTGAGGGCTCCATCGTCAAGGGCACCGCGTACTCCATCGGCCTGGGCACCCACGCGGAGAACGCCAAGTACCTGGCCTACGGCCTGCCCACGACGGACCTGCGCAAGGACGCCATTCCGTCCGGCATCTCCTGCCGCTTCTGCGAGCGCACCGACTGCAACCAGCGCGCGGCGGCCAGCTACCGTTTCGCCTTCGCCTTCGACGAGTACACGAAGAAGGACTGCTTCTTCTCCCCCATCCTCGTCCACGAAAAGGCCGACAAGGTGGAGAAGGACCGGCACCCCAGCGCCCATTCCCTGGCCGTGGCCGCCAACGGGACTGACGGGAGCGAGAAGGACGATTCGTTGGACAAGACCTCCCGCCGCCGCAAGGGTGGCGACGCCTGA